The Flavobacterium sp. HJ-32-4 genome contains a region encoding:
- a CDS encoding TonB-dependent receptor, with protein MKVNTFVVCLFWSFFAFSQTGAINGTVLDEGNGKPLPGVTVVLTTGNRTAMSDLDGHFYFDTVAVGSHDIACSFVSFAPKTVTGVEVKKGEVTDLTIVMSGSSEELQEVVVVSTAKARTESLKSLLTLQKNSPYVSDGISAETIKRTPDRNVSDALRRISGASVQQNRFIVIRGLNDRYNANMINGTPLPSTEPDRKAFSFDIFPSNIVDNLIIAKTATPDQPGEFAGGIIQINTKGIPDRNFQSLSIGSGYNTQTTGKEQLDYKGGSTDWLGIDDGTRALPSQIPDYFNFRDLTASERAGYAQYLDSDWSLRKKTFAPNISFQYTNARRFSLFGKQAGFLLSASYNKTNNFFETIRRDYENPGPEEPSLLYADFLDSNYVEQYLVGGLLNFTLKLNANNSLSFKNIYSINSDDRVIIRSGTPFQATDVNPLQLYSSVRWFTGNRIYSGQLIGEHFFTAAKQRLTWLVSYSNVQRDIPNLRRNIYTFYKEVTDPSNPNPADLQPVASIAEGNAGADYGGGMFFSKNSENGLNVKADFSQPIGKEGEIKTGLFFHRRDRDFYARQLQYNKLNTGTAVFDDSLLTLPDATIFNPGNIGITGPGTAGFTLFDGSKYFDSYTASADLTAFYMMADNRWKKFRFIYGVRMESYRQQLTTRLTDTEWLRQKENQVDVLPSANVVYALTEQQNLRLSYSQTINRPEFRELAPFGFYDFTTQFFTSGNPALSIANIQNFDFRYEIFPGRNQLFSVSAFYKKFRRPIELIAGINNKEVSYKNAESARNFGFELEFRTVVGSWFGREEGGFLNDLTVFSNLSIIDSKVDVSNLASASDDQKERPMQGQSPYVFNAGLQYANESSGWIVSVNVNRVGNRIAVVGNTEAEPDLWEKSRTLLDAQLAKRFLGNKLEIKCNIQNLLDQDLIFYQNKTGGKNVTGISALANGIFTGDKQNADGYQEGVDDLVWSSRFGSTFSLSVLYNF; from the coding sequence CGTTTGCCCCCAAGACGGTTACAGGAGTAGAGGTGAAGAAAGGGGAGGTAACCGATCTTACTATTGTCATGTCGGGAAGCTCGGAAGAACTCCAGGAAGTGGTAGTGGTGTCTACGGCCAAAGCGCGCACCGAATCACTCAAATCGCTATTGACACTGCAGAAGAACAGTCCGTATGTGTCTGACGGCATCTCCGCCGAAACCATCAAGCGCACACCCGACCGCAACGTGTCAGACGCCCTTCGTCGCATCAGCGGCGCCAGTGTCCAGCAAAACCGGTTTATCGTCATACGCGGACTCAACGACCGCTACAACGCCAATATGATCAACGGAACGCCGCTTCCGAGTACCGAACCCGACCGGAAGGCTTTTTCGTTCGACATCTTCCCATCGAATATCGTCGACAACCTGATCATTGCCAAGACCGCTACGCCCGACCAACCGGGTGAGTTCGCCGGCGGTATCATCCAAATCAATACAAAAGGAATACCCGACCGTAACTTCCAGTCGCTTTCCATCGGCAGCGGATACAACACCCAGACCACCGGCAAAGAACAACTCGATTATAAAGGAGGAAGTACCGATTGGCTAGGCATCGACGACGGAACCCGTGCGCTACCCTCACAGATTCCGGATTATTTCAACTTCCGCGACCTGACGGCCTCCGAACGCGCCGGGTACGCCCAGTATCTCGACAGTGACTGGAGCCTTCGCAAAAAGACCTTCGCCCCCAACATCAGCTTCCAGTATACGAATGCCCGACGGTTTTCCCTTTTCGGGAAACAGGCCGGGTTTCTATTGTCGGCGTCGTATAATAAAACCAACAACTTCTTCGAGACGATTCGCCGTGATTATGAAAATCCGGGACCCGAAGAACCATCGTTGCTCTATGCCGATTTCCTCGACAGCAACTATGTGGAACAGTACCTGGTAGGTGGACTTTTGAACTTCACCCTGAAACTAAACGCAAACAACAGTCTGAGCTTCAAGAATATTTATAGTATCAATTCCGATGACCGCGTCATCATCCGGTCAGGAACGCCCTTCCAGGCGACCGATGTCAACCCGCTGCAACTCTACTCTTCCGTGCGATGGTTTACAGGCAACCGCATTTACTCCGGACAGCTCATCGGCGAGCACTTCTTTACCGCCGCCAAACAACGGCTGACGTGGTTGGTATCGTATAGCAATGTGCAGCGCGACATCCCCAACCTGCGCCGTAACATCTACACTTTTTATAAGGAAGTAACCGATCCGTCCAATCCGAATCCGGCCGACCTCCAGCCCGTTGCCAGCATCGCCGAAGGAAATGCCGGTGCCGACTATGGCGGCGGGATGTTCTTCTCAAAGAACAGCGAGAACGGCCTCAATGTCAAAGCCGATTTTTCCCAGCCGATAGGGAAGGAAGGCGAAATCAAAACCGGACTGTTCTTCCACAGGAGAGACCGCGACTTCTATGCCCGCCAGTTGCAGTACAACAAACTCAACACCGGCACCGCCGTATTCGACGACAGCCTGCTGACCCTGCCGGATGCTACCATATTCAATCCGGGGAACATCGGCATCACTGGTCCGGGTACCGCCGGGTTCACCCTTTTCGACGGCAGTAAGTACTTCGACAGTTATACCGCATCTGCCGACCTCACCGCGTTTTACATGATGGCCGATAACCGCTGGAAGAAATTCCGGTTTATATATGGCGTCCGGATGGAATCCTACCGCCAGCAACTGACCACCCGGCTGACCGACACCGAATGGCTGCGGCAAAAAGAAAACCAGGTCGACGTATTGCCATCGGCCAATGTGGTCTACGCGCTGACCGAGCAACAGAACCTCCGGTTGAGCTATTCACAAACCATCAACCGTCCGGAGTTCCGCGAATTGGCGCCTTTTGGGTTTTACGATTTTACCACCCAGTTCTTTACATCGGGTAACCCAGCACTCAGCATCGCGAACATCCAGAATTTCGACTTCCGGTACGAGATCTTCCCAGGACGCAACCAACTGTTCTCAGTGTCGGCTTTCTACAAAAAATTCCGCCGCCCCATCGAGTTGATCGCCGGTATCAATAATAAGGAAGTAAGTTATAAGAATGCCGAGTCGGCGCGCAATTTCGGTTTCGAGCTCGAATTCCGCACCGTCGTAGGCTCGTGGTTCGGCCGAGAGGAAGGCGGCTTCCTCAACGACCTTACCGTCTTCTCGAACCTGTCGATCATCGACTCGAAGGTAGACGTATCGAACCTGGCATCGGCCTCTGACGACCAAAAAGAGCGTCCGATGCAAGGGCAGTCACCCTACGTTTTCAACGCCGGGCTCCAATATGCCAACGAAAGCTCCGGATGGATCGTGTCTGTCAACGTCAACCGCGTCGGAAACCGGATCGCGGTTGTAGGCAATACTGAAGCCGAGCCCGACCTGTGGGAGAAGAGCCGCACCCTGCTTGACGCCCAGTTGGCGAAGCGCTTTCTCGGCAATAAGCTGGAAATCAAATGTAATATCCAGAACCTGCTTGACCAGGACCTGATTTTCTACCAGAACAAAACCGGAGGGAAAAATGTCACCGGCATCAGTGCGCTGGCCAATGGGATTTTTACCGGAGATAAACAGAATGCCGACGGGTACCAGGAAGGCGTTGATGACCTTGTGTGGTCGTCGCGGTTCGGTAGTACGTTCTCCCTCAGCGTGCTTTACAATTTTTAA
- a CDS encoding T9SS type A sorting domain-containing protein, which produces MKKLSVLMMLLLGVVGSAQIVPTSYQGAFAPAPAAMWTDGWTNFDPQNTAYPSATVTVNTAITTNTTWTSGNTYLLSGLVYVKNNATLTIQPGVKILGDNSGSALVITRGAKLMAVGTAAAPIVFTSDKPVGQRAKGDWGGIILLGKSQFNLNGGENYIEGITNSPDTQYGGGASPILNDNSGTLKYVRIEFGGYVFAPNNEINGLTMGAVGSGTTIDYVQVSFTNDDAFEWFGGTVDCKHLVAYRNLDDDFDTDNGYSGRVQFGLAIRDPQISDAPAVSTSEGFESDNNAAGSEVSPYTSAIFTNMTMVGPSYRQTLPNGGTLATGYKRAARIRRASRLKIYNSIFMDYPEGLHVDGVGSETAALNGTLRWNNNILAGITNTTKVLQVNTSGNNPSFNISTWYAANGNTTLATSSGLLTAPYNTSNATVYTGLDYRPASQSVINGASFTDSYFNGILNPIATTKLKSSQCGITISTLTTQLYATAVAGAQAYRFQVTNGATVREYTPANAGEAFFNLNLLQGGAAYGVAYSVKVAIKVEGVWGNYGDACIVTTPAASPLTKLKTALCGVTIPTLGTLLSANSVTGVSGYRFEITNGTNIQTFIPAAGSNTFALTQLPGGGAFSTTYSIRVATLVNGVWGAYGDACTVTTPSAATKVMASQCGTTIPALNTPIYADEVTGATDYKFEVTLAGNVRFRENNVRYFNLTQLTGGAAYGATYSIRVAAKLNGVYQDFGPACNITTTTNIPPTKLKVASCGVTLPALGTAINATPVPSVEGYKFEVTNGSNVRTLETIDATFNLTQLSGGATYATTYSIRVAVKFNGTYGAYGDACTVTTPATAPTTSLQTATCGATLAAVNSVLYANSLAGAQMYRFEVTNGALIRTVDKTNYYFKLTDLSGEAIKYGTTYSVRVAVMTNGTWGVYGSSCNVTTPAVAPLTTLKSTQCGVTLAAFNTLIYANTVLNVDAYRYEVTNGATVRTIDKPAASYFFRLTDLGGEPITANTVYSVRVATSVNGTFGAYGSACTVTTPATGRFEQEEEVTEVRPTEATLVAYPNPFTSAFQIKLDSESDEKVEIVVFDMSGVVVDTISTTKERLSELTLGDRYRNGVYNAILTQGQFVKRFRLIKQ; this is translated from the coding sequence ATGAAAAAACTCAGCGTGCTCATGATGCTCCTTTTGGGAGTCGTTGGTTCGGCCCAGATCGTACCAACTTCCTATCAGGGAGCTTTTGCACCAGCCCCCGCTGCCATGTGGACGGACGGCTGGACGAATTTCGATCCACAAAACACCGCCTACCCATCGGCGACGGTAACGGTCAACACGGCCATCACCACCAACACCACCTGGACGTCAGGCAACACCTACCTCTTGTCAGGATTGGTGTATGTAAAGAACAACGCCACGCTTACTATTCAGCCAGGTGTAAAAATCCTTGGCGATAACAGCGGTTCTGCCCTTGTGATCACACGTGGCGCGAAATTGATGGCAGTCGGAACGGCTGCGGCTCCGATCGTATTCACATCCGATAAGCCTGTCGGCCAACGCGCTAAAGGCGATTGGGGAGGCATCATCCTATTGGGTAAAAGCCAGTTCAACCTGAACGGAGGCGAGAATTACATCGAAGGGATTACCAACTCTCCCGACACACAATACGGCGGCGGCGCGTCTCCTATCCTTAACGATAACTCCGGTACGCTGAAGTATGTGCGTATCGAATTCGGAGGATACGTATTCGCCCCAAACAACGAAATCAACGGCCTGACTATGGGAGCGGTCGGTAGCGGTACCACCATCGACTACGTGCAGGTATCGTTCACCAACGACGACGCTTTCGAATGGTTCGGCGGAACGGTTGACTGTAAGCACCTTGTGGCCTATCGCAACCTTGACGACGACTTCGATACCGATAACGGCTACAGCGGCCGCGTTCAGTTCGGGTTGGCGATCCGCGACCCACAAATATCCGACGCTCCGGCTGTTTCCACATCAGAAGGTTTTGAGTCTGACAACAACGCGGCCGGTTCAGAAGTGTCGCCTTACACCAGCGCCATCTTTACCAACATGACCATGGTCGGACCGTCGTACCGTCAGACACTGCCAAACGGAGGCACACTGGCCACCGGCTACAAGCGTGCGGCCCGTATCCGTCGTGCATCCCGCCTGAAAATCTACAACTCCATTTTCATGGATTATCCGGAAGGCCTTCACGTTGACGGCGTCGGATCTGAAACAGCGGCCCTTAACGGCACGCTTCGTTGGAACAACAACATCCTGGCCGGTATCACCAATACCACCAAAGTATTGCAGGTCAACACATCCGGAAACAACCCATCGTTCAACATCAGCACCTGGTATGCGGCCAACGGCAACACCACACTGGCGACGAGCAGCGGGCTGCTTACGGCTCCGTATAACACGTCGAATGCGACGGTATATACCGGACTCGACTACCGTCCGGCTTCACAAAGTGTAATTAATGGTGCCAGCTTCACCGATTCGTATTTCAACGGTATCCTCAATCCGATTGCCACTACCAAACTGAAATCATCACAATGTGGCATCACCATCAGTACGTTGACGACACAGTTGTATGCTACCGCCGTAGCGGGTGCACAGGCCTACCGTTTCCAGGTAACCAATGGTGCTACCGTACGTGAGTACACCCCAGCCAATGCCGGGGAAGCCTTTTTCAACCTGAACCTTCTCCAGGGAGGTGCTGCGTATGGTGTAGCCTACTCCGTAAAAGTCGCCATCAAAGTAGAAGGCGTATGGGGTAACTATGGCGATGCCTGTATCGTAACGACGCCGGCCGCTTCACCGCTTACCAAACTGAAAACCGCACTGTGTGGTGTCACCATACCGACCCTCGGAACACTGTTGTCAGCCAATTCCGTAACCGGCGTATCAGGTTACCGTTTTGAGATCACCAATGGGACCAACATACAAACGTTTATCCCGGCGGCAGGTTCAAATACCTTTGCCCTGACCCAATTGCCAGGCGGAGGCGCTTTCTCTACCACCTACTCGATCCGCGTAGCCACCCTGGTGAACGGCGTATGGGGTGCATATGGTGATGCTTGTACTGTCACTACACCATCTGCCGCTACAAAAGTAATGGCATCACAGTGTGGCACGACGATTCCGGCACTCAACACTCCGATTTATGCCGATGAAGTAACCGGTGCTACCGACTACAAATTCGAAGTGACACTTGCAGGAAATGTTCGTTTCCGTGAGAACAATGTTCGCTACTTCAACCTGACACAACTTACAGGCGGAGCAGCTTATGGCGCGACCTACAGTATCCGCGTGGCAGCAAAACTCAACGGGGTGTACCAAGACTTCGGTCCGGCTTGTAACATCACGACGACGACAAACATCCCGCCAACAAAACTGAAAGTGGCCTCCTGCGGTGTAACACTTCCAGCACTTGGAACAGCGATCAACGCCACACCGGTTCCATCTGTAGAAGGCTATAAATTCGAAGTGACCAACGGTTCAAACGTACGCACACTTGAAACAATAGACGCGACATTTAACCTTACGCAATTGAGCGGCGGCGCAACCTATGCGACTACCTATTCTATCCGTGTAGCGGTTAAATTCAATGGTACCTACGGTGCTTATGGCGACGCCTGTACCGTAACGACTCCGGCTACCGCCCCTACGACGTCGTTGCAAACTGCAACCTGTGGCGCGACACTCGCGGCCGTCAACTCTGTATTATATGCCAACTCATTGGCCGGCGCCCAGATGTATCGTTTTGAGGTGACCAACGGAGCCCTTATTCGTACGGTCGACAAAACAAACTACTATTTCAAACTGACCGACTTGTCAGGAGAAGCCATCAAATATGGCACTACCTACAGCGTTCGGGTAGCCGTAATGACCAACGGCACCTGGGGTGTATACGGTTCTTCCTGCAATGTCACGACACCGGCTGTTGCGCCACTTACCACACTTAAGAGCACGCAATGTGGCGTAACACTGGCCGCCTTCAACACCCTGATCTATGCGAACACCGTATTGAACGTTGATGCATACCGATATGAAGTAACCAACGGCGCTACGGTTCGCACCATCGATAAACCGGCTGCCAGCTATTTCTTCAGGCTGACCGACCTGGGTGGCGAACCTATCACAGCCAACACCGTGTATTCTGTTCGTGTAGCCACTTCGGTGAACGGTACCTTCGGGGCCTACGGATCGGCCTGTACGGTAACCACACCGGCTACGGGTCGTTTCGAGCAGGAAGAAGAGGTAACAGAAGTACGTCCAACGGAGGCGACATTGGTTGCCTATCCGAATCCGTTTACGAGCGCCTTCCAGATCAAACTGGACAGCGAGTCGGATGAGAAAGTAGAAATCGTGGTTTTTGATATGTCAGGCGTTGTAGTAGATACCATCAGCACCACCAAAGAGCGACTGTCAGAATTGACACTCGGCGACCGCTACCGCAATGGCGTTTATAACGCAATCCTTACCCAGGGACAATTTGTGAAGCGCTTCCGCCTGATCAAGCAGTAG
- a CDS encoding lipopolysaccharide biosynthesis protein has translation MGLYKKLFQQTAIYGMAAVLPKIFSFLLVPLYTDALHNKGDYGRVSVLFSWMIFFNVLLAYGMETAFFRFYNREKDRQQVVETAMVSLVWTSFAFLFTALLFREQLAVWAGVDVEYVTYLVWILLLDALVIIPFSKLRAQQRPIRYAVIKVGNVLVNLVLNVFFLIYLPKLAAHDPGGFFDSIYYSNFQVGYIIISNVVASLLTLLAFAPDYLRMRWHFDWALWKKMLQYSLPVMVAGVAFAINEQFDKILLQKLLPLSPEKAEEQVGIYSACYKIGLFMVLFRTAYTLGIEPFFFSHADKENAANTYATITRYFVIFGSFIQLAVIVFADVLKQIMLRDDVYWEGMKVVPLIIFANFFLGIYTNLSVWYKLIDKTYIGALISLVGAVVTLLLNFWLIPLDGPFGGYYGSAIATIGAYGSMMLISYLMGQRYYPVPYDKKRIGGYLTLSIVFSVVYFYRFRENYLVGGALLLAFLGVIFIAEKDAIRQVLQRREKPQSPVSGGPDNENQLV, from the coding sequence GTGGGACTATACAAGAAACTCTTCCAGCAAACGGCCATTTATGGGATGGCAGCCGTATTGCCCAAGATTTTCTCGTTCCTGCTGGTGCCGCTCTACACCGATGCCCTTCACAACAAAGGCGATTATGGGCGCGTGTCGGTACTCTTCTCCTGGATGATCTTTTTCAACGTGCTGCTTGCCTACGGTATGGAAACGGCGTTTTTCCGTTTTTACAACCGCGAGAAAGACCGGCAACAGGTAGTGGAAACCGCGATGGTGTCGTTGGTATGGACGTCGTTCGCCTTTCTCTTCACCGCATTGTTGTTCCGCGAACAATTGGCAGTGTGGGCGGGGGTGGATGTCGAATACGTCACCTACCTCGTCTGGATCCTGTTGCTTGATGCGCTCGTCATCATCCCCTTTTCGAAACTCCGCGCACAGCAACGCCCCATCCGCTACGCCGTCATCAAAGTCGGGAACGTATTGGTCAACCTCGTACTCAATGTCTTCTTCCTGATCTACCTGCCCAAACTGGCGGCTCACGACCCGGGAGGCTTCTTTGATTCCATTTACTATTCGAATTTCCAGGTCGGATACATCATCATCTCCAATGTCGTAGCCAGCCTGCTCACCCTGCTGGCCTTCGCCCCCGACTACCTCCGCATGCGCTGGCATTTCGATTGGGCGCTGTGGAAGAAAATGCTGCAATACAGCCTTCCCGTCATGGTAGCCGGCGTCGCGTTTGCGATCAACGAACAATTCGATAAAATCCTCCTGCAGAAGTTACTTCCGCTGTCGCCCGAAAAAGCAGAAGAACAGGTTGGTATCTATTCTGCCTGCTACAAGATTGGCCTTTTCATGGTGCTTTTCCGAACGGCTTATACGCTGGGCATCGAACCCTTCTTTTTCAGCCATGCCGACAAAGAGAACGCGGCCAACACCTACGCCACGATCACCCGCTATTTTGTCATCTTTGGCTCGTTCATCCAATTGGCGGTGATTGTGTTCGCCGACGTCCTCAAACAGATCATGCTGCGCGATGACGTCTACTGGGAAGGGATGAAGGTCGTGCCGCTCATCATCTTCGCAAACTTCTTCCTCGGCATTTACACCAACCTGTCGGTCTGGTACAAACTCATCGACAAAACGTACATCGGCGCGCTGATTTCGCTCGTGGGAGCCGTTGTTACCCTGCTGTTGAATTTCTGGCTCATCCCGCTCGACGGGCCCTTCGGAGGCTACTATGGATCCGCCATTGCTACCATCGGCGCCTACGGCAGTATGATGCTGATTTCCTACCTGATGGGACAACGGTATTATCCCGTGCCCTACGATAAAAAGCGGATCGGCGGCTACCTCACCCTTTCGATTGTCTTCTCGGTGGTGTATTTTTACCGTTTCCGGGAAAATTACCTGGTAGGAGGCGCGTTGCTACTCGCCTTCCTCGGCGTCATTTTTATCGCCGAAAAAGACGCAATCCGCCAGGTGCTGCAACGCCGTGAAAAACCACAGTCCCCCGTTTCAGGTGGGCCTGATAATGAAAACCAACTCGTATGA
- the dut gene encoding dUTP diphosphatase: protein MTIRIINKSSHPLPHYESFASAGMDLRAHLTTPVTLRPMGRAIIPTGLYIELPEGYEAQVRPRSGLAAKKGVTVLNAPGTVDADYRGEIGVILINLSEEDFVVEDGERIAQLVIAKHERAGWIEVESLSETARGEGGFGSTGVK, encoded by the coding sequence ATGACCATTCGCATCATCAACAAATCATCGCATCCGCTGCCCCATTATGAATCGTTCGCTTCGGCCGGTATGGACCTCCGGGCCCATCTCACCACACCCGTGACGCTACGCCCGATGGGACGCGCCATCATCCCCACCGGATTATACATCGAGCTTCCGGAAGGGTATGAAGCACAGGTGCGCCCAAGAAGTGGACTCGCGGCCAAAAAAGGCGTCACCGTCCTCAATGCACCCGGCACTGTCGATGCCGATTACCGTGGTGAAATCGGGGTCATCCTCATTAACCTTTCGGAGGAAGATTTTGTGGTGGAAGACGGCGAACGCATCGCGCAACTGGTCATCGCCAAACACGAACGCGCCGGATGGATCGAAGTCGAATCCCTGTCGGAAACCGCCCGCGGTGAAGGAGGGTTCGGAAGTACCGGCGTAAAATAA
- a CDS encoding sugar phosphate nucleotidyltransferase — protein MKIIVPMAGRGSRLRPHTLTVPKPLIPIAGKPIVHRLVEDIAGVLHQAIEEIAFIIHKDFGKQVESDLLAIAAKLGAKGTIYYQNEALGTAHAIMCAKDSMTGPIVVAYADTLFRADFTLDTTADSVIWVKQVDDPSAFGVVQLDGDRIVDFVEKPKEFVSDLAIIGIYYFKSGEALREELQYLLDNNVVKGGEYQLTDGLENMKQKGLRFVPGKVDEWMDCGNKNVTVETNSRMLQFLHADGEQLVSDSAVLEASTIIPPCFIGEGVVLKNATVGPNVSLGKGTKVENSSIKNSLVQEKSTIRNANLDNAMIGSHATFDGNFTSISIGDYSVLE, from the coding sequence ATGAAAATCATTGTCCCAATGGCCGGTCGTGGCTCCCGTCTTAGGCCACATACGCTTACCGTACCGAAGCCGCTGATCCCGATTGCCGGCAAACCCATCGTACACCGTCTGGTTGAGGATATCGCGGGTGTGCTCCACCAGGCCATCGAAGAAATTGCCTTCATCATCCACAAAGACTTCGGCAAACAGGTAGAAAGTGACCTCCTCGCCATTGCCGCCAAACTAGGAGCGAAGGGCACGATTTACTACCAAAACGAAGCCCTCGGAACCGCCCACGCCATCATGTGTGCGAAAGACAGTATGACCGGACCGATCGTCGTGGCATATGCCGACACACTTTTCCGGGCTGATTTTACGTTAGATACTACCGCCGACAGCGTGATATGGGTGAAGCAGGTAGACGATCCGAGCGCGTTTGGTGTCGTGCAGTTAGACGGTGACCGCATTGTGGATTTTGTCGAGAAACCGAAGGAATTCGTATCCGACCTCGCCATCATCGGCATCTACTACTTCAAGTCCGGCGAAGCGCTACGCGAGGAATTGCAATACCTGCTCGACAATAACGTCGTGAAGGGAGGCGAGTACCAATTGACCGACGGACTCGAGAACATGAAGCAAAAAGGACTGCGGTTCGTGCCCGGAAAAGTAGACGAATGGATGGATTGCGGCAACAAGAACGTCACTGTTGAAACCAATTCGCGCATGCTGCAGTTTCTGCACGCCGATGGGGAGCAACTGGTGTCGGATAGCGCCGTTTTGGAAGCGTCGACCATCATCCCGCCGTGTTTTATCGGTGAGGGAGTGGTGTTGAAGAACGCCACCGTCGGCCCGAACGTCTCACTCGGCAAAGGAACCAAAGTGGAGAACAGCTCCATCAAAAACAGCCTGGTGCAGGAGAAATCGACGATCCGCAATGCGAACCTTGACAACGCCATGATCGGAAGCCACGCGACCTTCGACGGGAATTTTACCAGCATCAGTATAGGCGATTATTCCGTGTTGGAATAA
- a CDS encoding cytochrome C biosynthesis protein codes for MYKKWLTIALVLGGCFLRMPACAQQGEPEDIGVAEDKFRDKFFEALRQKAIGNYDKAISYVDECLKLQPDNPALFNEIGRNQLLAKHYKEAYEAFEKASQLDPANRWYLNGMYDVAYETQDWNRAIGIVTKLLPFDDTLKEDLVSLYMNTKQFDKALALINELNATVGHSEKRDLYKADILSDPKYAGSEKDDLLARIKADPQDEAAYLELMSLYSNSGQEAKANEIAKQLEKAIPASDWAQVSLFRNALAANDGDHAVTAMNQLLKSTRIDSKIKHRVINEFLLFTQKNPQYAEALAQATALFGGDQQAKTAKEIGKFYQGKGDWKSAATYYEKEATANPADLENTLLLLQAYAETTQFDKLNAKAAAAIELYPMQPELYYYGGLALNQLKQFAKAKDLLLTGVDYIVDSVPLEANFNIQIGEAYHGLGDEANKEKYFLKADKLLNKKK; via the coding sequence ATGTACAAAAAATGGCTTACCATCGCACTGGTTCTCGGAGGATGCTTCCTCCGGATGCCGGCCTGCGCCCAACAGGGGGAACCGGAAGATATCGGTGTAGCGGAAGATAAATTCCGCGACAAGTTCTTCGAAGCCCTGCGCCAAAAGGCCATCGGCAATTACGACAAGGCCATTTCCTATGTCGACGAATGCCTGAAATTACAACCCGATAACCCCGCCCTTTTCAACGAAATCGGACGGAACCAACTACTGGCCAAACACTACAAAGAAGCCTACGAGGCATTTGAGAAGGCGAGTCAACTCGACCCCGCCAACCGTTGGTACCTGAACGGCATGTATGACGTGGCCTACGAAACGCAAGACTGGAACCGCGCCATCGGTATTGTCACCAAACTCCTTCCGTTTGACGATACGCTGAAGGAAGACCTCGTTTCATTGTATATGAACACAAAGCAGTTCGACAAAGCCCTGGCCCTGATCAACGAACTCAACGCCACCGTTGGGCATTCCGAAAAGCGCGATTTGTATAAGGCCGATATCCTGTCGGATCCGAAATACGCCGGAAGCGAGAAAGACGACCTGCTCGCCCGGATCAAAGCCGACCCGCAGGACGAAGCGGCCTATCTCGAACTCATGTCGCTCTACAGCAACAGTGGCCAGGAAGCCAAAGCCAATGAAATCGCCAAACAGTTGGAAAAAGCCATCCCGGCTTCCGATTGGGCCCAGGTGAGCCTGTTCCGAAACGCGCTCGCGGCCAATGATGGCGATCATGCGGTTACAGCCATGAACCAGCTACTCAAAAGCACCCGGATCGATTCGAAGATCAAGCACCGGGTCATCAATGAGTTTTTGCTGTTTACCCAGAAGAACCCTCAGTATGCCGAGGCGCTGGCCCAGGCCACGGCGCTGTTTGGGGGCGACCAACAGGCCAAGACGGCCAAAGAAATCGGCAAGTTCTACCAGGGGAAAGGCGACTGGAAGAGCGCCGCGACTTACTACGAGAAAGAAGCGACCGCCAACCCGGCCGATCTCGAAAACACCCTGTTGTTGCTCCAGGCGTATGCGGAAACCACACAGTTTGACAAGCTGAACGCCAAAGCCGCGGCTGCCATCGAACTTTATCCGATGCAACCCGAATTGTATTACTATGGCGGGCTCGCCCTCAACCAGTTGAAGCAGTTCGCAAAGGCAAAAGACCTGTTGCTTACCGGAGTAGATTATATCGTCGACAGCGTACCGCTGGAAGCCAATTTCAATATACAGATCGGCGAAGCCTATCACGGACTCGGAGACGAGGCCAACAAGGAAAAGTACTTCCTCAAAGCCGACAAATTGCTTAATAAAAAGAAATGA